A window from Calliopsis andreniformis isolate RMS-2024a chromosome 5, iyCalAndr_principal, whole genome shotgun sequence encodes these proteins:
- the Dcr-1 gene encoding endoribonuclease Dcr-1: MAFPLNDQVYIKSFTPREYQVDLFYAAKEKNIIVCLGKTYEQTFIVIKLIQEFATNNRRLLSEGGKRSLYILTDVEKCTIKATYIQQLTDLKVLLCDTCSPEEFTEKFESSHVLVGTSKSCTQLLAEEKVLPHQINLVIVDECHKFVDDNKLKFILQTFLSCNDVPRIIGLAVPLFNLTQEPGRLGLEIEKVEGTFQCEVETASDILSILRYSPKPKEYIVEYSQNEKGELHSTIENYILHAIEFLRDHRHDPTEIYTEEFLEDIKKIPDPTEKPFEMMQDFLHILETLGPWCADRAALALLILTEKLKIKTPYERHYLLLSMVASVFMKIRALCDSAFEVLSEKERIYKYTTPKVHRLLQVLKTYTPYYAKDSNTSDSKLNNENNCKNSFVNSKENTVKDNSIENKTSGFNSKGNEENCKKSPKSQRYVRGITDPDLLCGVIFVDKSFVAKVLFYLLNEISMHDEELHFLSPLYTIERNTDDISYSRDIEMEHRKQEEVLKRFRIHECNLLISTSILEEGIDIPKCNFVMRYDFPKTYQSYVQCKSRARAIDALHILLVPQEMSKECVWQLAQYHYIEKTLLEKCSNNEPTEEEENEADIYASMIPYYKPLDRDDAPTVTFNSAISLVNRYCAKLPSDTFTRLTPEWFIEDINVDNTAMYICSLRLPINSPVKYVVSSYPMPNRAMARRMAALQLCVHLHRKNEIDDNLLPIGKENFKAKPEDAEVPALPDENKVDFSEARPGTTKRRQYYYKKTAEALTDCRPIAGVPSYLYHINMVLSCPLPEEQNTRGRRIYPPEESAIGFGIITLKEIPKLCPFPIYTRSGEVHVKLKLSKQTIVLNEMQIEKIAAFLNYTFTNVLRLQQYLMLFDPNASENSYMIVPVKLDEQSDVTVDWDFLECIYKNRNAVPTRVPEEDRWNFKFDASKYDDAVIMPWYRSQDQPQYFYVAEICTNLNPKSSFPGDGYSTFEEYYLKKYGIQIQNLDQPLLDVDHTSARLNFLTPRYVNRKGVALPTSSEETKRAKRENLEQKQILVAELCAIHPFPASLWRQAVCLPCILYRINALLLANQIRCQVAQMINLGQQNLNSDFEWPALDFGWSLAEVLKKSKESEKAKLVKTETTQVNCVNNIAEDKTQNVSENITDTLDESKKDNSSEKNDVVQLDNANATETDSQISKDENELEIGTWSNDMAINSIDFGADNLNVTDLPNDYNWNDVRYGSPACESDFDGYDSDDIYSDGFVDTSDESDDDNRGLRISYMGENVAEAVEDEKQMTKQEINKKILHLLETEKNLDDILWSYTKEDEESLIAKHKQAHYEFTQLREREIMEDGSFIACDKEIVIKRKNSFTSQSEKNMPDYKHRTRIETIVDSFTKEILTNVDSLQPIKKDSSKSEFTYHLDSNLFSFDFQPELKDHPGPSPSLILQALTMSNANDGINLERLETIGDSFLKYAITTYLYCTYDNIHEGKLSHLRSKQVSNLNLYRLGRQKMLGESMIATKFEPHDNWLPPCYYVPKELEQALIESGIPSTLWNQADIPTLQAVNPTEITQLVRETEQKLGIMKSELDRNETTLSNNLNNLRCFIPYNLITQHSIPDKSIADCVEALIGAYLIACGPRGALLFMAWLGIHVLPTEEFCLVQETEPTERIPGTTPYIKGINEQGQTIWMQIRYGKLEEPQNPLLRYILDPEGELNTMLDGYAELEKSIGYKFHDISYLLQAFTHASYQPNRLTDCYQRLEFLGDAVLDYLITRHLYEDARQHSPGALTDLRSALVNNTIFASLAVRCGFHKYFRHLSPGLSVVINRFVRIQEENGHSISEEYYLIGEEECEEAEDVEVPKALGDVFESLAGAIYLDSGMSLDAVWGVYYTIMKSEIEQFSTNVPKSPIRELLELEPETAKFGKPEKLADGRRVRVTVDVFGKGSFKGIGRNYRIAKCTAAKCALKKLKKIHNYPREKL, from the exons ATGGCATTTCCACTGAACGATCAGGTTTATATAAAATCCTTTACACCTAGAGAGTATCAA GTAGACCTATTTTATGCAGCTAAAGAGAAAAACATAATTGTTTGTCTAGGAAAAACTTATGAACAGACTTTCATTGTTATAAAATTGATCCAAGAATTTGCTACCAATAATAGAAG attattaagtgAAGGAGGAAAGCGATCATTATATATACTAACAGATGTAgaaaaatgtacaataaaagcAACATATATACAGCAATTAACAGATTTAAAAGTATTATTATGTGATACTTGTTCACCTGAAGAATTTACAGAAAAATTTGAGAGTTCTCAT GTATTGGTTGGAACTTCTAAATCATGTACACAATTATTGGCAGAGGAAAAGGTTTTACCACATCAAATAAATCTAGTCATAGTTGATGAGTGCCATAAATTTGTAGATGATAATAAACTAAAATTTATTTTGCAAACATTTTTATCTTGCAACGATGTTCCTAGAATTATTGGATTAGCTGTACCATTATTTAACTTGACCCAGGAGCCTGGAAGATTAGGATTGGAAATAGAAAAAGTGGAAGGCACATTTCAATGTGAAGTTGAAACAGCTAGTGATATATTGTCTATATTACG ttatAGTCCTAAGCCTAAAGAATAcatagtagaatattctcaaaatGAAAAAGGAGAGCTACACAGTACTATTGAAAATTACATATTACATGCTATTGAATTTTTACGCGATCATCGCCATGATCCAACAGAAATTTACACTGAAGAGTTTttagaagatattaaaaaaataccaGATCCAACAGAGAAACCTTTTGAAATGATGCAAGATTTTTTACACATATTAGAAACTCTTGGGCCATGGTGTGCAGACCGTGCTGCACTTGCTCTTCTAATTTTAACagagaaattaaaaataaaaacaccATATGAAAGGCACTACCTGTTGTTGAGTATGGTAGCATCTGTTTTTATGAAAATACGAGCTTTGTGCGATAGTGCGTTTGAAGTTCTCtcagaaaaagaaagaatataTAAGTATACTACACCAAAGGTTCACAGACTATTACAAGTTTTAAAAACATATACTCCATATTATGCTAAGGATAGCAATACATCTGATAGTAAActaaataatgaaaataattgtAAAAATTCATTTGTAAATAGCAAGGAAAATACTGTTAAAGACAATTCTATTGAGAATAAAACATCAGGATTCAATTCGAAAGGTAATGAAGAGAATTGTAAAAAATCGCCTAAATCTCAGCGATATGTACGTGGAATTACGGATCCTGATTTACTCTGTGGAGTAATATTTGTGGATAAATCATTTGTAGCAAAagttttgttttatttattaaatgaaATATCTATGCATGATGAAGAGTTGCATTTCTTATCGCCTCTCTATACAATTGAAAGAAATACAGATGATATTAGTTATTCAAGAGATATAGAAATGGAGCATAGAAAACAGGAGGAAGTTCTAAAGAGATTTAGAATACACGAATGTAATTTATTAATATCAACTTCAATTTTGGAAGAAG GTATTGACATTCCAAAATGCAATTTCGTAATGAGATACGACTTTCCAAAAACTTATCAATCTTATGTACAATGTAAGAGTCGTGCAAGAGCTATAGATGCTTTACATATATTATTAGTTCCTCAAGAAATGTCAAAGGAATGTGTGTGGCAACTAGCACAATACCATTATATAGAAAAG ACTTTATTAGAAAAATGTTCTAATAATGAACCCactgaagaagaagaaaatgaaGCTGATATATATGCTAGTATGATACCATATTATAAACCACTTGACAGAGATGACGCACCAACAGTTACTTTTAATTCTGCTATATCATTGGTTAACAG ATACTGTGCAAAATTACCTAGTGATACATTTACGAGATTGACACCAGAATGGTTCATTGAAGATATAAATGTAGATAACACGGCTATGTACATTTGTTCTTTACGACTTCCCATAAATTCTCCAGTAAAATACGTTGTATCG TCATATCCTATGCCTAACAGAGCTATGGCTAGGCGGATGGCTGCTTTGCAATTATGTGTTCATTTACATAGGAAAAATGAAATAGATGACAATTTATTACCAATTGGAAAAGAAAATTTTAAGGCCAAACCAGAAGATGCAGAGGTACCTGCTCTACCTGATGAAAATAAAGTAGATTTTTCTGAAGCTCGGCCTGGAACAACTAAACGTAGacaatattattataaaaag ACAGCCGAGGCATTAACGGATTGTAGACCGATAGCTGGAGTTCCTTCTTATTTATATCACATTAATATGGTCTTAAGTTGTCCTTTacccgaagaacaaaatactaGAGGCCGTCGTATTTATCCTCCCGAAGAATCAGCTATTGGCTTTGGCATAATAACATTGAAGGAAATTCCTAAg TTATGTCCATTCCCTATTTATACCAGATCTGGAGAAGTGCATGTGAAGCTGAAGCTTAGTAAACAAACTATAGTTTTAAATGAAATGCAAATAGAAAAAATTGCTGCCTTCCTTAATTATACTTTTACAAATGTACTAAGATTACAACAGTACTTGATGCTCTTTGACCCCAACGCCTCAGAAAATTCTTACATGATTGTTCCTGTAAAATTGG aTGAACAGTCTGATGTTACTGTAGATTGGGATTTTTTGGAGTGTATATATAAAAATCGGAATGCAGTACCTACTAGGGTACCTGAGGAGGATAGATGGAATTTTAAATTTGATGCATCAAAATACGATGATGCAGTAATTATGCCTTGGTATAGAAGTCAGGATCAACCTCAG TATTTTTATGTTGCTGAGATTTGTACAAATTTAAATCCGAAATCCTCTTTTCCTGGAGATGGTTATAGTACTTTTGAAGAATATTATCTTAAAAAATATGGTatacaaatacaaaatttaGATCAGCCTTTGTTAGATGTAGACCATACATCAGCTAGGTTAAACTTTTTAACACCTAG GTATGTTAATCgaaaaggcgttgctctacctacaAGTAGCGAAGAAACAAAACGCGCGAAAAGGGAAAATTTGGAACAAAAACAAATTCTCGTTGCCGAATTATGCGCGATCCATCCTTTTCCGGCTTCCTTGTGGAGACAAGCAGTCTGTTTGCCTTGTATTTTATATAGGATTAATGCATTACTACTTGCCAATCAGATTCGATGCCAAGTTGCACAAATGATAAATCTAGGACAACAAAATTTAAATTCTG ACTTCGAATGGCCCGCGTTAGACTTTGGATGGAGTTTAGCAGAGGTTTTAAAAAAATCCAAAGAATCTGAAAAAGCCAAATTGGTAAAAACCGAAACAACTCAGGTAAATTGTGTAAATAATATAGCCGAGGATAAAACTCAAAATGTATCCGAAAATATAACAGATACCTTGGATGAATCTAAAAAAGATAACTCAAGTGAAAAGAATGATGTAGTTCAGTTAGACAACGCGAACGCAACAGAAACAGACTCTCAAATATCAAAAGATGAAAATGAGTTAGAAATTGGCACTTGGTCAAACGATATGGCCATAAATTCTATAGATTTTGGAGCAGATAATTTGAACGTTACTGATTtgccaaatgactataactggaATGATGTTCGGTATGGATCTCCTGCTTGTGAATCAGACTTCGATGGATATGATTCAGATGATATTTATAGTGATGGATTTGTTGACACGTCTGATGAAAGTGACgacgataatagaggattgcgaatttctTATATGGGAGAAAATGTTGCGGAGGCAGTAGAAGATGAAAAGCAGATGACTAAGCaagaaattaataaaaagaTCTTGCATCTGTTAGAAACTGAAAAAAATTTAGACGATATTTTATGGTCGTATACCAAAGAAGATGAAGAATCTTTAATCGCAAAGCATAAGCAGGCTCATTACGAATTTACTCAATTAAGGGAACGTGAAATAATGGAAGATGGATCTTTTATAGCTTGTGATAAAGAGATTGTAATTAAAAGAAAGAATTCGTTTACTTCACAATCGGAGAAAAACATGCCAGATTACAAACATAGAACTCGTATAGAAACAATTGTTGACAGTTTcactaaagaaatattaactaaTGTTGATAGTTTGCAACCAATAAAAAAAGATTCTAGCAAATCGGAATTTACATATCATTTGGACAGTAATCTTTTTAGTTTCGATTTTCAACCAGAATTAAAAGATCATCCCGGACCAAGTCCCAGTTTAATTTTGCAAGCTTTAACGATGTCTAATGCAAATGATGGTATTAATTTAGAACGTTTAGAAACTATTGGAGATTCTTtcttaaaatacgctataactaCTTACCTATATTGTACGTACGACAATATACACGAAGGGAAACTTAGTCACTTAAGGTCTAAACAG GTAAGCAATTTAAATTTGTACAGATTAGGAAGACAGAAAATGTTAGGTGAAAGCATGATAGCAACGAAATTTGAACCACATGACAATTGGTTACCTCCTTGTTATTATGTGCCAAAAGAACTCGAGCAAGCATTAATTGAATCTGGCATACCTTCCACCCTTTGGAACCAAGCTGACATTCCAACTTTACAAGCTGTAAATCCTACAGAAATAACTCAACTTGTTCGAGAAACAGAACAAAAATTGGGCATCATGAAGAGCGAACTTGATCGTAATGAAACCACACTTTCAAACAATTTAAACAACTTGCGTTGCTTTATACCTTACAATTTAATTACTCAACATAGCATTCCTGATAAAAGTATCGCAGATTGCGTGGAGGCATTAATTGGAGCATACTTAATTGCTTGTGGCCCTAGAGGTGCACTACTTTTTATGGCCTGGCTAGGGATTCATGTTTTACCTACGGAAGAATTTTGTTTGGTACAAGAAACAGAACCAACAGAACGAATTCCTGGTACTACACcatatataaaaggaataaatgaacAAGGCCAGACAATTTGGATGCAG ATACGTTATGGAAAACTGGAAGAACCACAAAATCCTCTACTTCGATACATTCTCGACCCAGAAGGAGAATTGAATACGATGCTTGATGGATATGCAGAGTTAGAAAAAAGTATAGGATATAAGTTTCACGACATTAGTTATCTATTACAAGCATTTACTCATGCATCGTATCAACCCAATAGACTGACAGATTGTTATCAACGTTTAGAATTTCTTGGAGACGCGGTATTAG ATTATTTAATAACAAGGCATTTATATGAAGATGCTCGACAACATTCACCGGGTGCTTTAACAGACTTGCGATCAGCTTTAGTCAATAACACTATATTTGCTTCCCTGGCTGTTAGGTGTGGATTTCATAAATATTTCAGACATCTGTCTCCTGGCTTAAGTGTTGTTATAAATCGCTTCGTTAGAATTCAAGAAGAAAATGGACATTCCATTAGTGAGGAG TATTATTTAATTGGAGAAGAGGAATGTGAAGAAGCCGAGGATGTGGAGGTTCCAAAAGCATTAGGCGATGTTTTTGAGTCATTAGCTGGTGCAATTTACTTAGATAGTGGTATGTCATTAGATGCAGTATGGGGAGTTTATTACACAATTATGAAAAGTGAAATTG AGCAATTTAGTACTAATGTTCCTAAGTCTCCAATTCGTGAATTATTGGAATTAGAACCTGAAACAGCGAAATTCGGGAAACCAGAAAAATTGGCTGATGGACGTAGAGTTAGAGTTACAGTGGATGTTTTTGGTAAAGGTTCGTTTAAAGGAATTGGAAGAAATTATAGAATTGCAAAATGTACTGCAGCAAAATGTGCTCttaaaaaactgaaaaaaataCATAATTATCCGAGAGAAAAACTATGA
- the Hop gene encoding tyrosine-protein kinase hopscotch, whose product MENDRLAIVYTANEGKELTIAINNGQTIEDLCIKVCRSLGIGPVARHLFALRSHGTKLWYPIAHTLEPKDKNKFDFRLRFKPSSLRRLKQIDTNAYDYYFQQARSDVMDNKVPDIVYERHKQELIGLGVSDMYRVMLEKRVPIETVESEYRKYIPKECIKRHAFFIKKPIHNALRKISGYDANYVKEQYLKQFECMAPNYPYEEYEALMDRGLQNLAAKVLLRVNVDEVKYCETTTTTWITLCAIEDLCFVSIRQDNTVEISRKNGIPSYLKFAKNALLMSFVSALDGYYRLAVKWTFNLCGEIVTPTLKKLHKLKCHGPVGQDFAYTKLQQKRANKPGSYLLRESETEYNVYYLDACNKDGKLFSKRIEERVPSNDFVINGVHGQFNSLAQCISSFQDSEGQSYLTECLPPSEYDKSPLLLCAPESAVSEVAADEEIVASVLEAGPRCVPQNQLEIYKPFLRTTENQHYSPTVLHRGIWRLTKGKKLEVALKILKQEEETNYTKEFLELAGKWSQLRSGTLVRLYGLTVAPTIGMVLELVRHGSLDEYLRSSSSQTIKTVDMVEATACLATALWHLEENGVVHGNIRCNKLLVHAHTNNSFVVKLADPGLFVYMETDIHWLPPETYNDPELARHSFQADVWAVGTTIWQIFARGATLSEYRNVAIMKKYYASGKRLPIPNGCPTEVYRLMLECWGDSNGSRKQPQAIMRDINQILYQVYNSRRSHAYATAFPKLFSSEQKKSDEDNSDNTDNRSINSDSRSSSLLTDSTSLPWNDTDDSMQSLLNTNDYLGSTEDLSAYLGWLSSARRDSDSYPISQNSISNINHIEHSTQALRIGHPGNLGEAIGRNDGETGEDCSSSGGGNGSLGQMRGIYELDIDCNVILQGRIGQGFYGEVYRGTLERENGKDSEPQQVAIKKLKTRALEADIRDFEREISIMKTLKHPNVVEILGVISEPEVCLVMEYVKHGSLQSYLAIHKQELTHKRLLGFALDIATGMDYLGSMSIVHRDLAARNILVADENKVKISDFGLAQVTGKNDYYILQTDRGLPIKWYAPESIRDGKFSTRSDVWSFGVTMYETFGFGEEPRLPGIDSSTERLQSEQEKGSTELLAALERGTRLPCPSTCPQAIYVRIMYPCWHLQSHQRPDFATLCKDIKDLLAQY is encoded by the exons ATGGAAAATGATCGATTGGCAATTGTTTATACTGCAAACGAAGGAAAAGAATTAAcaattgcaattaataatggaCAAACAATCGAGGATCTTTGTATTAAG GTCTGTAGATCATTAGGAATAGGGCCAGTAGCTAGACATCTTTTTGCTCTCAGAAGTCATGGTACAAAGCTATGGTATCCAATAGCGCATACTTTAGAACCTAAGGATAAGAATAAATTCGACTTCAGACTAAGATTTAAGCCTTCAAGCTTACGTAGATTGAAACAAATTGATACAAatgcctatgattattattttcaacaaGCACGTTCAGATGTTATGGATAACAAAGTGCCAGATATTGTTTATGAAAGGCATAAACAGGAACTAATTGGACTTGGTGTCAGTGACATGTATAG GGTAATGTTGGAGAAAAGGGTACCAATAGAAACAGTAGAATCAGAATACAGAAAGTATATTCCTAAGGAGTGTATAAAGCGTCATgcgttttttattaaaaaaccaATTCATAATGCCCTCCGTAAAATATCTGGATATGATGCAAACTATGTGAAAGAACAATACTTAAAGCAGTTTGAGTGTATGGCACCAAACTATCCATATGAAGAATATGAAGCTTTAATGGATAGAGGTCTTCAAAACCTTGCAGCGAAAGTGCTTTTGAGAGTTAACGTAGATgaagtgaaatattgtgaaacAACTACTACTACCTGGATTACATTATGCGCAATTGAGGATCTATGTTTTGTTTCCATAAG acAAGACAACACAGTGGAAATATCAAGAAAAAATGGTATACCATCGTACTTGAAATTTGCAAAAAATGCACTGCTAATGTCCTTTGTTTCTGCATTAGATGGTTATTATCGTCTAGCAGTCAAATGGACATTTAATTTATGTGGTGAAATTGTTACTCCCACCTTGAAAAAACTACACAAATTAAAATGCCATGGTCCAGTTGG acaAGACTTCGCATATACAAAACTGCAGCAAAAACGAGCTAATAAACCTGGTTCATATCTACTTAGAGAAAGTGAAACGgagtacaatgtatattattTAGATGCATGCAACAAAGACGGAAAATTGTTTTCAAAACGAATAGAAGAGAGAGTTCCGTCAAATGATTTTGTCATTAATGGTGTTCATGGTCAGTTTAATTCACTGGCACAATGTATTTCGTCTTTCCAAGATTCTGAAGGACAATCGTATCTTACAGAATGCTTGCCACCTTCAGAATATG ACAAATCACCATTATTACTTTGCGCTCCTGAAAGTGCGGTCAGCGAAGTTGCAGCCGACGAAGAAATTGTTGCTTCAGTTTTAGAAGCTGGGCCACGCTGTGTACCTCAAAATCAGCTCGAAATATATAAACCGTTTTTAAGAACTACCGAAAATCAGCATTACTCGCCCACTGTGCTTCATAGAGGAATTTGGAGATTGACCAAAGGAAAAAAGTTAGAAGTTGCTCTTAAGATTTTAAAACAAGAAGAAGAAACGAATTATACAAAAGAGTTTTTGGAACTTGCTGGAAAATGGTCTCAATTACGTTCTGGAACACTTGTAAGACTGTATGGCTTAACAGTAGCACCAACGATTGGAATGGTTTTGGAATTGGTACGACACGGTTCTCTTGATGAATATTTACGTAGTTCTTCTTCTCAAACTATCAAAACAGTAGATATGGTAGAAGCAACAGCTTGCCTAGCTACTGCTCTTTGGCATCTTGAAGAAAATGGTGTAGTCCATGGTAACATTAGATGCAACAAACTTCTAGTACATGCTCATACCAATAATAGTTTTGTAGTGAAACTCGCTGATCCAGGACTATTTGTATATATGGAGACAGATATTCACTGGTTACCTCCGGAAACTTATAACGATCCAGAATTAGCTAGACATAGCTTTCAAGCAGATGTATGGGCTGTTGGAACAACAATTTGGCAAATTTTTGCTAG AGGAGCCACGTTATCAGAATATCGAAATGTTGCTATTATGAAAAAGTATTATGCATCTGGGAAACGATTACCTATTCCAAATGGCTGTCCCACAGAAGTTTATAGGTTAATGCTCGAATGTTGGGGAGATTCGAATGGTTCTAGAAAACAACCCCAAGCAATTATGAGAGACATAAATCAAATTTTGTATCAAGTATATAATTCTCGCAGAAGTCATGCTTATGCGACAGCTTTCCCTAAACTATTTAGTTCCGAGCAGAAAAAATCGGACGAAGACAATTCTGATAATACTGACAACAGATCAATAAATAGTGATTCAAGATCTAGCAGCCTTTTAACAGATAGTACGAGTCTTCCGTGGAATGATACTGATGATA GTATGCAAAGTTTACTGAACACTAACGACTATTTAGGTAGCACAGAAGATCTTTCTGCATACTTGGGTTGGTTATCTAGTGCAAGACGAGACTCCGACTCTTATCCCATTTCTCAGAATAGTATTTCTAACATAAATCACATTGAACATTCTACTCAAGCGCTTCGAATAGGGCATCCCGGGAATTTAGGCGAG gCTATAGGAAGAAATGATGGAGAAACAGGAGAAGATTGTAGTTCTAGTGGAGGTGGTAATGGTTCTTTGGGACAAATGCGAGGCATTTATGAATTAGACATCGATTGCAATGTAATCTtacaaggtagaattggccaaggtTTTTATGGTGAAGTCTACAGAGGTACTCTTGAAAGAGAAAATGGTAAAGATAGCGAGCCGCAACAAGTTGCTATAAAGAAATTAAAAACTAGAGCGCTTGAAGCGGACATAAGAGACTTTGAAAGAGAAATATCTATAATGAAG ACCTTGAAACATCCAAATGTAGTAGAAATTCTCGGAGTGATATCAGAACCTGAGGTTTGCTTAGTAATGGAATATGTAAAACACGGTTCTCTGCAAAGTTATCTAGCAATTCACAAACAAGAATTGACACACAAAAGACTGTTGGGTTTTGCTTTAGATATTGCAACAGGAATGGATTATTTGGGCAGCATGAGTATTGTTCACAGAGACCTAGCTGCACGAAATATTTTAGTTGCAGACGAAAATAAAGTTAAAATCAGTGATTTTGGACTAGCTCAAGTTACTGGAAAAAATGATTATTACATTTTGCAGACTGATCGTGGCCTTCCAATTAAATG GTATGCTCCAGAAAGTATTAGAGATGGAAAATTTTCCACTCGATCCGACGTTTGGTCGTTCGGTGTGACAATGTATGAAACATTTGGTTTCGGAGAAGAACCTCGCTTGCCTGGGATTGATTCTAGTACAGAACGTCTTCAAAGCGAACAAGAAAAAGGAAGCACTGAACTCCTAGCTGCGTTAGAAAGAGGCACACGTCTTCCTTGTCCTTCAACTTGTCCCCAAGCAATCTATGTAAGAATTATGTATCCCTGTTGGCATTTGCAAAGCCATCAGAGACCAGACTTTGCGACTCTCTGCAAAGATATCAAAGATCTCCTTGCTCAAtactaa
- the Rps30 gene encoding ribosomal protein S30 — protein sequence MQLHVRGEHTTIVDTSENESIADIKRKIVQLEAAGNTEFNLYCSGHLLGNETLVGELTSNVLELTVSLPGGKVHGSLARAGKVKAQTPKVEKQEKSKKKTGRAKRRIQYNRRFVNVVQTFGRRRGPNANPNS from the exons ATGCAGTTACACGTCAGAGGGGAGCATACGACTATTGTCGATACAAGTGAAAATGAAAGTATTGCAGATATAAAG aGAAAAATCGTGCAATTGGAGGCTGCTGGAAACACAGAATTCAATTTGTATTGTTCTGGACACTTGTTAGGAAATGAGACACTGGTTGGGGAACTTACATCAAATGTTTTGGAATTGACTGTTTCTCTTCCTGGTG gtAAGGTGCATGGTTCTTTAGCTCGTGCAGGAAAAGTAAAGGCACAAACTCCAAAG gTTGAGAAACAAGAAAAGAGTAAAAAGAAAACTGGCCGAGCTAAGAGACGGATTCAGTACAACCGAAGATTTGTAAATGTTGTTCAAACCTTCGGTCGTCGACGTGGCCCGAACGCTAATCCTAACTCATAA